A stretch of the Candidatus Effluviviaceae Genus I sp. genome encodes the following:
- a CDS encoding 2-oxoacid:acceptor oxidoreductase family protein: protein MTQKIRCSGFGGQGIVLMGKLLAQAAMDEGRHTTFFPQYGAEMRGGTANCSVVVSDHAIASPMVDEPDVVLIMNGPSLDKFEPMVKPGGWILYNTSLIERKVKRTDVRTFEVRANNIAEEVGSAKTANMVMLGAFCRRIGTVKLESLLAALDGQLEGKSEKIMDLNREAMKRGAQLAG, encoded by the coding sequence ATGACCCAGAAGATCAGGTGCTCCGGGTTCGGCGGGCAGGGGATCGTCCTCATGGGCAAGCTCCTTGCGCAGGCGGCGATGGACGAGGGGCGGCACACGACGTTCTTCCCGCAGTACGGGGCCGAGATGCGGGGGGGCACGGCGAACTGCTCGGTCGTCGTGTCCGACCACGCCATCGCCTCGCCGATGGTCGATGAGCCCGACGTGGTCCTCATCATGAACGGCCCGTCGCTGGACAAGTTCGAGCCGATGGTCAAGCCGGGCGGGTGGATCCTCTACAACACGTCGCTGATCGAGAGGAAGGTCAAGCGCACGGACGTGAGGACGTTCGAGGTCCGCGCCAACAACATCGCCGAGGAGGTCGGAAGCGCGAAGACCGCCAACATGGTCATGCTCGGCGCGTTCTGCAGGCGGATCGGGACGGTGAAGCTCGAGTCCCTCCTCGCCGCGCTGGACGGTCAGCTCGAGGGCAAGAGCGAGAAGATCATGGACCTCAACCGCGAGGCGATGAAGCGCGGCGCCCAGCTTGCCGGATAG
- a CDS encoding TIGR03960 family B12-binding radical SAM protein, translating to MSELWTRLDRDVLPLVARPSRYVGGERNATLKDDESVAVRFLLAFPDVYEIGMSHLGLRVLYDILNRRPEVAAERVFAPWPDMEARMRASDIPLFSLETTRPAREFDVVGFTLQYELHHTNVLTMLDLAGVPLRAADRREGDPLVVGGGPASFNPEPLADFFDLFVVGDGETAVLELADLVLAALRDGAARAETLRRAAGVRGIYVPSLYAERREGGRYAGTVPIDAAAPPVVARRVEPTLGPGSHPARPIVPITEATHDRLALEIMRGCTRGCRFCQAGMVTRPARMRSVDDLVDLVEEGLSATGYDEVSLLSLSPSDYPCLGELVARLNERLIDRRASISLPSLRVDRFGLELADGIGRVRRAGLTFAPEAGTQRLRDVINKNETEEHILDTADVAFASAWGRIKLYFMIGLPTETDEDVRGIATLVLKVREVARARRKGAVISVSISPFVPRPGTPFQWERQDSVEETRAKERVLRPLLSVRGVKLALRDPRVSFLEGVMSRGDRSLGRAIEAAWSAGARFDAWSERFDFAVWERAFAETGTDAGAFLAERDPAEPLPWDHISAGVSKEFMAGERAKALRGETTPDCREAGCVACGACDDGRAASRGLPERGGEAARQRREFLGRRDRKRKVGAEELSAKYRVRYSKEDEARFLSHLDIVRAIARAVAAGGIPAAFSRGFNPHPKLSFGPPLPVGAAGDAELFDIELTREMPPEELGARLAAGLPRGLAVKAVSRRTTGGSVSSEAEAAEYVIRGVPGLGAMETGDVAERIGALMAAPSVTVERPAVGRDGAGGARPGQGGPPAPPAKEIVPARDILALEALAGEPGALRVVLGLPPAASVRPADIVRLLAVPGAGSVERAAVRRTGLLRRKAGEAGGLEAML from the coding sequence ATGAGCGAACTCTGGACCAGGCTTGACCGCGACGTCCTTCCGCTGGTCGCGCGACCGAGCCGGTACGTCGGTGGAGAGAGGAACGCGACGCTCAAGGACGACGAGAGCGTCGCGGTCCGTTTTCTGCTCGCGTTTCCGGACGTGTACGAGATCGGCATGTCCCACCTCGGCCTCCGGGTGCTCTACGACATCCTGAACAGGCGGCCGGAGGTCGCGGCGGAGCGGGTCTTCGCGCCGTGGCCGGACATGGAAGCGCGGATGCGCGCGTCGGACATCCCGCTCTTCTCGCTCGAGACCACGAGACCCGCGCGCGAGTTCGACGTCGTGGGCTTCACGCTGCAGTACGAGCTCCACCACACGAACGTGCTCACCATGCTCGACCTCGCCGGCGTGCCGCTCCGCGCGGCGGACCGTCGCGAGGGCGACCCGCTCGTCGTCGGGGGCGGGCCGGCGTCGTTCAACCCGGAGCCGCTGGCGGACTTCTTCGACCTCTTCGTCGTCGGCGACGGGGAGACGGCGGTGCTGGAACTTGCCGACCTCGTGCTCGCGGCGCTGCGGGACGGCGCGGCGCGTGCGGAGACGCTGCGTCGCGCGGCGGGCGTCCGGGGCATCTACGTTCCGTCGCTCTACGCCGAGAGGCGCGAGGGCGGGCGGTACGCGGGCACCGTGCCGATCGACGCGGCGGCGCCTCCCGTCGTCGCGCGGCGCGTCGAGCCCACGCTCGGCCCGGGGAGCCACCCGGCGCGCCCGATCGTGCCCATCACGGAGGCGACGCACGACCGGCTCGCGCTCGAGATCATGCGCGGCTGCACGCGCGGGTGCCGGTTCTGCCAGGCCGGGATGGTGACGCGGCCCGCGCGGATGCGGTCGGTGGACGACCTCGTCGATCTCGTCGAGGAGGGCCTCTCCGCGACGGGGTACGACGAGGTGTCGCTGCTCTCGCTCTCGCCGTCGGACTACCCGTGCCTCGGAGAGCTGGTGGCGAGGCTCAACGAGCGGCTCATCGACCGGCGCGCGAGCATCTCGCTTCCGTCGCTTCGCGTGGACCGGTTCGGGCTCGAGCTCGCCGACGGGATCGGCCGCGTCCGCCGCGCCGGGCTCACCTTCGCGCCCGAGGCCGGCACGCAGCGCCTGCGCGACGTCATCAACAAGAACGAGACCGAGGAGCACATCCTCGACACGGCGGACGTCGCGTTCGCGTCCGCGTGGGGACGCATCAAGCTCTACTTCATGATCGGACTCCCGACGGAGACGGACGAGGACGTCCGAGGCATCGCGACGCTCGTGCTGAAGGTGCGCGAGGTCGCGCGCGCGCGGCGGAAGGGCGCCGTCATCAGCGTGTCCATCTCGCCGTTCGTGCCGCGGCCCGGCACGCCGTTCCAGTGGGAGAGGCAGGACTCGGTCGAGGAGACGAGGGCGAAGGAGCGCGTGCTTCGCCCGCTGCTCTCCGTGCGCGGCGTGAAGCTCGCGCTCCGCGACCCGCGCGTTTCCTTCCTCGAGGGCGTGATGTCGCGGGGCGACCGGTCGCTCGGGCGCGCCATCGAGGCCGCGTGGAGCGCGGGGGCGCGGTTCGACGCGTGGAGCGAGCGGTTCGACTTCGCCGTGTGGGAGCGCGCGTTCGCGGAGACCGGGACCGACGCCGGGGCATTCCTCGCGGAGCGCGACCCGGCCGAGCCGCTCCCCTGGGACCACATCTCCGCCGGCGTCTCGAAGGAGTTCATGGCAGGCGAGCGCGCGAAGGCGCTGCGGGGCGAGACGACGCCGGACTGCCGCGAGGCCGGCTGCGTGGCCTGCGGCGCGTGCGACGACGGACGCGCGGCGTCGCGCGGGCTTCCCGAACGCGGCGGCGAAGCGGCGCGACAGCGTCGCGAGTTCCTCGGCAGGAGGGACCGGAAGAGGAAGGTGGGAGCCGAGGAGCTCTCGGCGAAGTACCGCGTGCGCTACTCGAAGGAGGACGAGGCGAGGTTCCTGTCGCACCTCGACATCGTCCGCGCGATCGCGCGGGCGGTCGCGGCGGGCGGGATCCCGGCCGCGTTCTCGCGCGGGTTCAACCCGCATCCAAAGCTGTCGTTCGGCCCGCCGCTTCCCGTGGGGGCGGCCGGCGACGCCGAGCTCTTCGACATCGAGCTCACGCGGGAGATGCCGCCCGAGGAACTCGGCGCGCGCCTCGCGGCGGGGCTGCCGCGCGGGCTCGCGGTGAAGGCGGTGTCGCGCAGGACGACGGGCGGGTCGGTGTCGTCCGAGGCCGAAGCGGCGGAGTACGTCATCCGCGGCGTCCCGGGCCTGGGCGCGATGGAGACCGGGGACGTGGCGGAGAGGATCGGGGCGCTCATGGCCGCTCCGAGCGTGACCGTCGAGCGGCCGGCCGTCGGACGAGACGGAGCCGGGGGGGCGCGGCCGGGACAGGGCGGGCCGCCGGCGCCGCCGGCCAAGGAGATCGTCCCGGCCAGGGACATCCTCGCGCTCGAGGCGCTGGCCGGCGAGCCCGGGGCGCTGAGAGTGGTCCTCGGGCTCCCTCCTGCGGCCTCGGTCCGACCCGCGGACATCGTCCGGCTTCTTGCCGTCCCCGGCGCGGGCTCGGTGGAGCGGGCCGCTGTCCGCCGGACGGGGCTCCTCCGGCGGAAGGCCGGGGAAGCTGGCGGTCTTGAAGCCATGCTGTGA
- a CDS encoding GNAT family N-acetyltransferase, with translation MIRRAAARDLDALVDLENESFRGDRLSRRSLARAVAGDRSLVLVDADRAFVRGYALVSFREGSAVARLYSIAVDRRARGRGVGRGLLDAAERAAARGGRSVMRLEVRKDNRPSLGLFRDAGYAEFARTVGYYEDGMTALRFEKALRGATARPAPRQAPRAARGGRSRRGKAAQHG, from the coding sequence GTGATACGACGCGCCGCAGCGCGCGATCTCGACGCGCTCGTCGACCTGGAGAACGAGAGCTTCCGCGGCGACCGACTGTCCCGCCGAAGCCTGGCGCGGGCGGTCGCGGGCGACCGATCGCTCGTGCTCGTGGACGCGGACCGCGCCTTCGTGCGGGGGTACGCGCTCGTGTCGTTCCGGGAGGGCAGCGCGGTCGCGCGGCTCTACTCGATCGCCGTGGACCGGCGGGCGCGCGGGCGCGGCGTGGGGCGCGGGCTGCTCGACGCGGCGGAGCGGGCGGCGGCGCGGGGGGGCCGGTCGGTGATGCGGCTCGAGGTCCGGAAGGACAACCGGCCGTCGCTCGGGCTCTTCCGAGACGCCGGCTACGCGGAGTTCGCGCGGACCGTCGGGTACTACGAGGACGGCATGACCGCGCTCAGGTTCGAGAAGGCGCTTCGTGGCGCGACGGCGCGACCGGCGCCGCGGCAGGCGCCTCGCGCCGCGCGGGGCGGGCGTTCCCGGAGAGGGAAGGCGGCGCAGCATGGCTGA
- a CDS encoding 3-methyl-2-oxobutanoate dehydrogenase subunit VorB, whose product MEQKVLMKGNEAIGEAAVRAGCMTYFGYPITPQNELTAYMSVRMLEEGRVFIQTESEIAAINMCYGAAAVGARCMTSSSGPGISLKQEGVSYMASAELPVFYVNVCRGGPGLGNISPAQSDYFQATRGGGHGDYRVICFGPADVQELYDYTMLGFDLADKYRTPAMILADGILGQMMEPLVLREYRPLPGLPSKQPWRLGDPSTKDPILITSLILNPALMEQQNFVLQKKYETIMRDEVRFEEVSCGDADIVLVAYGTASRICRSVLETARAEGIKVGLFRPITLWPYPFEQLGRLAERTKEFLVVEMSLGQMWEDARLAICGRGRVHLHGRTAGGIPQEGEIVEQMRKILASKGAEIFRNF is encoded by the coding sequence ATGGAACAGAAGGTCCTGATGAAGGGCAACGAGGCGATCGGCGAGGCCGCCGTGCGCGCGGGCTGCATGACCTACTTCGGCTATCCGATCACGCCGCAGAACGAGCTCACCGCCTACATGTCGGTGCGGATGCTCGAGGAAGGGCGCGTCTTCATCCAGACCGAGAGCGAGATCGCGGCCATCAACATGTGCTACGGCGCGGCGGCGGTGGGGGCCCGGTGCATGACGTCCTCCTCGGGGCCGGGCATCAGCCTCAAGCAGGAAGGCGTCTCGTACATGGCGAGCGCGGAGCTCCCCGTGTTCTACGTCAACGTGTGCCGCGGCGGTCCGGGTCTCGGCAACATCTCGCCCGCGCAGTCCGACTACTTCCAGGCGACGCGGGGCGGCGGGCACGGCGACTACCGCGTCATCTGCTTCGGGCCGGCTGACGTCCAGGAGCTGTACGACTACACCATGCTCGGGTTCGACCTCGCCGACAAGTACAGGACCCCTGCGATGATCCTCGCGGACGGCATCCTGGGCCAGATGATGGAGCCGCTCGTGCTGCGCGAGTACAGGCCGCTCCCGGGTCTCCCGTCGAAGCAGCCCTGGCGCCTGGGCGACCCGTCCACCAAGGACCCCATCCTCATCACGAGCCTCATCCTCAACCCGGCGCTCATGGAGCAGCAGAACTTCGTCCTCCAGAAGAAGTACGAGACCATCATGCGCGACGAGGTCCGCTTCGAAGAGGTGAGCTGCGGGGACGCGGACATCGTCCTCGTCGCCTACGGCACCGCGTCGCGGATCTGCCGGTCGGTCCTGGAGACTGCGCGCGCGGAGGGCATCAAGGTCGGGCTCTTCCGGCCCATCACCCTCTGGCCGTATCCCTTCGAGCAGCTCGGCAGGCTTGCAGAGCGGACGAAGGAGTTCCTCGTCGTTGAGATGAGCCTGGGGCAGATGTGGGAGGACGCGCGGCTCGCCATCTGCGGGCGCGGCCGCGTCCACCTGCATGGCAGGACGGCCGGGGGCATCCCGCAGGAGGGTGAGATCGTCGAGCAGATGCGGAAGATCCTGGCGTCGAAGGGCGCGGAGATCTTCCGGAACTTCTAG
- the yedF gene encoding sulfurtransferase-like selenium metabolism protein YedF translates to MSRVIVIASETMGRGSDELGAVLVGSFLRKLAADEAKPAAIVLYNAGVKLTTEGSAVLDALGLLARAGVDIVSCQTCLEHYGLERAVKVGRVGNMQGIVAMLMRSETVVTI, encoded by the coding sequence GTGAGCCGCGTGATCGTGATCGCGAGCGAGACGATGGGGCGCGGCTCGGACGAGCTTGGGGCCGTCCTCGTGGGCTCGTTCCTGAGGAAGCTGGCCGCGGACGAGGCGAAGCCCGCGGCCATCGTGCTCTACAACGCGGGCGTGAAGCTCACGACCGAGGGCTCGGCCGTGCTCGACGCGCTGGGCCTGCTGGCGCGCGCCGGCGTGGACATCGTCTCGTGCCAGACGTGCCTCGAGCACTACGGCCTCGAGCGGGCGGTGAAGGTGGGGCGGGTCGGCAACATGCAGGGGATCGTCGCGATGCTCATGCGGTCGGAGACCGTCGTGACCATCTGA
- a CDS encoding Rne/Rng family ribonuclease encodes MHKEIIINVAPGETRIAILEDSQVVEILVERGETGRFVGDIYKGVVGAVLPGMQAAFVDIGLEKSAFLHVSDMRDVTAEFADLEEDGALAIEEGQRQSSPDAPIEDLLTKGQEILVQVTKEPISTKGPRVTTQISLPGRFLVLVPFSGSVGVSRKIEDQEERARLKEMAREMRPPWGGLIVRTAATGASKRQIHHDINHLVKLWKRINAVAEKRTAPILIHREMEMTAGLVRDVFNTDVERLVIDSRSGYKEISGYLRSVAPELRSRLELHKGSTPIFDAYGVESEIEKTLRRKVYFKKGGYIVIDHTEALTAIDVNTGRFTGKKDQEDTILKTNIAAAREIGRQLRLRDIGGIIVVDFIDMASEGNREKVVQELKKVLSRDRARSKVFPIGELGIVQMTRQRVRPSLLHQFTDPCPHCEGTGKVLSVESIVLLIERAVRRVAATSKEKKLDLRVAPEMAMHLLQTEEARLNGLERETRRIIDVRDDRSLGRDEFRILSAKDGRELAAERESQ; translated from the coding sequence GTGCACAAGGAGATCATCATCAACGTCGCCCCGGGGGAGACGAGGATCGCGATCCTCGAGGACTCCCAGGTCGTGGAGATCCTCGTCGAGCGGGGCGAGACCGGCAGGTTCGTCGGGGACATCTACAAGGGCGTGGTCGGCGCCGTGCTGCCCGGAATGCAGGCGGCGTTCGTCGACATCGGGCTCGAGAAGAGCGCGTTCCTTCACGTCTCCGACATGCGGGACGTGACGGCGGAGTTCGCGGACCTCGAGGAGGACGGGGCGCTCGCGATCGAGGAGGGGCAGAGGCAGTCGTCCCCGGACGCCCCGATCGAAGACCTGCTCACGAAGGGGCAGGAGATCCTGGTCCAGGTGACCAAGGAGCCCATCAGCACGAAGGGCCCGAGGGTCACGACACAGATCTCCCTTCCCGGGCGGTTCCTCGTGCTCGTGCCGTTCTCAGGCTCGGTCGGCGTCTCGCGGAAGATCGAGGACCAGGAGGAGCGGGCGCGGCTCAAGGAGATGGCCCGCGAGATGAGGCCGCCGTGGGGCGGCCTCATCGTCCGCACCGCCGCCACCGGCGCGAGCAAACGGCAGATCCATCACGACATCAATCACCTCGTGAAGCTCTGGAAGAGGATCAACGCCGTCGCGGAGAAGAGGACGGCGCCCATCCTCATTCACCGCGAGATGGAGATGACGGCGGGGCTCGTGCGGGACGTCTTCAACACCGACGTCGAGCGGCTCGTCATCGACTCACGGTCCGGGTACAAGGAGATCTCGGGGTACCTCCGGAGCGTGGCGCCCGAGCTGCGGTCGCGGCTCGAGCTGCACAAGGGCTCGACGCCGATCTTCGACGCGTACGGCGTCGAGAGCGAGATCGAGAAAACCCTGCGCCGGAAGGTCTACTTCAAGAAGGGCGGCTACATCGTCATCGACCACACCGAGGCGCTGACGGCGATCGACGTGAACACCGGCCGGTTCACCGGCAAGAAGGACCAGGAGGACACGATCCTCAAGACGAACATCGCCGCCGCAAGGGAGATCGGCCGGCAGCTCAGGCTTCGCGACATCGGCGGGATCATCGTCGTCGACTTCATCGACATGGCGAGCGAAGGCAACCGGGAGAAGGTCGTTCAGGAGCTCAAGAAGGTGCTGTCGCGCGACCGCGCGCGCAGCAAGGTGTTTCCGATCGGCGAGCTCGGGATCGTCCAGATGACGCGGCAGCGCGTCCGGCCGAGCCTGCTCCACCAGTTCACCGACCCGTGTCCGCACTGCGAGGGAACGGGCAAGGTGCTGTCCGTCGAGTCCATCGTGCTGCTCATCGAGCGCGCGGTGCGGCGCGTGGCGGCGACGTCGAAGGAGAAGAAGCTGGACCTCCGCGTGGCGCCCGAGATGGCGATGCACCTTCTCCAGACCGAGGAGGCCCGCCTCAACGGGCTTGAGCGCGAGACGCGGCGGATCATCGACGTCAGGGACGACCGCTCGCTCGGGCGCGACGAGTTCCGCATCCTGTCCGCGAAGGACGGCAGGGAACTCGCCGCGGAGAGGGAGAGCCAGTGA
- a CDS encoding AI-2E family transporter, translating into MSGSGERSVGKAGIVVAGLAAVAILLHLLRPVASVLLLAFAGVLFAVFIDAVATALVCRTRMPRGSAVAVVVVAVLAVPTLVGVAFGPGIAEQMTDLFRSLPETWAGVRLWLEGTRWGPGLLAWIPDFRESLSVWTPSMHGIAVFFGSVFRGVVAAFLVLVVGIYVALRPSLYVQAALTLVPGARRGRYREVGLAIRRALRRWLVGRLVAMALIGSVVAIGLSIIGVPFPLAFGLIAALLEFVPYIGPVAAAIPAALVALAQSPLRAAMTVALFVAVQALENCVVSPLVEHRAVHLGPAVLVATQVLMGVLFGGLGVLLATPIAVVAVVSVQMLYVQDVLGERTRVLGEV; encoded by the coding sequence ATGTCGGGCAGCGGAGAGCGCTCGGTCGGGAAGGCGGGGATCGTCGTCGCGGGTCTCGCCGCGGTCGCCATCCTTCTGCACCTCCTGCGGCCCGTGGCGAGCGTGCTGCTCCTCGCGTTCGCCGGTGTGCTCTTCGCCGTCTTCATCGACGCCGTGGCGACAGCGCTCGTGTGCCGGACGAGGATGCCGCGCGGGAGCGCCGTGGCGGTCGTCGTCGTCGCGGTGCTGGCCGTCCCGACGCTCGTCGGGGTGGCCTTCGGGCCGGGCATCGCAGAGCAGATGACGGACCTCTTCCGCTCTCTCCCCGAGACCTGGGCAGGCGTGAGGCTGTGGCTCGAGGGCACCCGATGGGGACCGGGGCTGCTCGCATGGATCCCGGACTTCCGTGAGTCGCTGAGCGTCTGGACGCCGTCGATGCACGGGATCGCGGTGTTCTTCGGCTCGGTGTTCCGCGGCGTCGTGGCCGCGTTCCTCGTGCTCGTGGTCGGCATCTACGTGGCGCTTCGGCCCTCGCTCTACGTCCAGGCGGCGCTCACGCTCGTGCCGGGAGCGCGCCGCGGGCGGTACCGCGAGGTCGGGCTCGCGATCAGGCGGGCGCTCAGACGCTGGCTCGTCGGGCGTCTCGTGGCGATGGCGCTCATCGGCTCGGTCGTGGCGATCGGGCTGTCCATCATCGGGGTTCCCTTCCCGCTGGCGTTCGGACTCATCGCCGCGCTGCTCGAGTTCGTGCCGTACATAGGCCCGGTGGCCGCCGCGATCCCCGCGGCGCTCGTCGCGCTGGCGCAGTCGCCGCTCCGCGCGGCGATGACGGTGGCGCTCTTCGTCGCGGTGCAGGCGCTCGAGAACTGCGTCGTGAGCCCGCTCGTGGAGCACCGGGCGGTCCACCTGGGGCCGGCGGTGCTCGTCGCGACGCAGGTGCTCATGGGCGTGCTGTTCGGAGGGCTCGGCGTGCTCCTCGCGACGCCCATCGCGGTCGTGGCGGTCGTGAGCGTGCAGATGCTCTACGTGCAGGACGTGCTCGGCGAGCGGACGCGCGTGCTCGGCGAGGTGTGA
- a CDS encoding 2-oxoglutarate oxidoreductase, translating to MVRSMKPERTKYCPGCGHGIIHRLVAEVVDEFGLRERAIGIAPVGCSVLADLYWNFDVVSAAHGRAAAVATGITRANPDCFVLSYQGDGDLAAIGTAETIHAANRGEKFVTVFVNNAIYGMTGGQMAPTTLIGQPATTCQLGRDPAIAGYPIRVCELLQTLGGVAYLARGSVDTPKNVLAAKRHLKKAFQLALDKRGYCLVEILSPCPTNWGMTPPQAIAWLRENMLTYYPLGVFKDVSAEEKRA from the coding sequence ATGGTCCGTTCCATGAAGCCCGAGCGGACGAAGTACTGCCCGGGCTGCGGCCACGGGATCATCCACCGGCTGGTGGCGGAGGTCGTGGACGAGTTCGGGCTCCGGGAGCGCGCGATCGGCATCGCCCCGGTGGGGTGCTCGGTGCTGGCGGACCTCTACTGGAACTTCGACGTGGTCTCGGCGGCGCACGGGCGGGCGGCGGCGGTGGCGACGGGGATAACGCGGGCGAACCCCGACTGCTTCGTCCTCAGCTATCAGGGGGACGGGGACCTTGCGGCCATCGGGACGGCCGAGACGATCCACGCGGCGAACAGGGGCGAGAAGTTCGTCACGGTGTTCGTGAACAACGCCATCTACGGGATGACCGGCGGGCAGATGGCGCCGACAACGCTCATCGGGCAGCCGGCGACGACCTGCCAGCTGGGCCGGGACCCGGCGATCGCGGGCTACCCGATCCGCGTGTGTGAGCTGCTGCAGACCCTCGGGGGCGTGGCGTACCTCGCGCGCGGGTCGGTGGACACGCCGAAGAACGTGCTGGCGGCAAAGCGGCACCTCAAGAAGGCGTTCCAGCTGGCGCTGGACAAGCGCGGCTACTGCCTCGTCGAGATCCTCTCGCCCTGCCCGACGAACTGGGGCATGACGCCGCCCCAGGCCATCGCGTGGCTGCGGGAGAACATGCTGACCTACTATCCGCTCGGCGTCTTCAAGGACGTGAGTGCGGAGGAGAAGAGGGCATGA
- a CDS encoding 4Fe-4S binding protein has protein sequence MPRIEIDVERCKGCGYCLEACPQHIIRLAENFNSMGYHPAECLDPAKCTGCTFCAIVCPDVAIEVFK, from the coding sequence GTGCCCAGGATCGAGATCGACGTGGAGCGGTGCAAGGGCTGCGGATACTGCCTTGAGGCCTGCCCGCAGCACATCATCCGCCTCGCCGAGAACTTCAACAGCATGGGGTATCACCCCGCGGAGTGCCTCGACCCGGCGAAGTGCACGGGCTGCACGTTCTGCGCCATCGTGTGCCCCGACGTCGCCATCGAGGTGTTCAAGTAG